Proteins encoded together in one Prunus dulcis chromosome 3, ALMONDv2, whole genome shotgun sequence window:
- the LOC117623100 gene encoding uncharacterized protein LOC117623100: protein MDEWISFLKERTSQETRPQKSETPDAISRTDVWIYGYEKRKKNEDDDVEDPDLVKEVKKYKKEQGQQKCSITDDAVVKVLGPDPRGRVRGMGFGATVSKIEGQVRVRDQFNRLENEIIELKNQMTDLLTRIVKGRLILRRKTKCPIFC, encoded by the exons ATGGACGAATGGATCTCATTTCTTAAAGAACGAACTAGTCAAGAAACTAGA CCACAGAAAAGTGAGACACCTGATGCAATTTCAAGGACTGATGTTTGGATCTATGGATacgaaaagagaaagaagaatgaGGATGATGACGTTGAGGATCCAGATTTAGTG aaagaagtgaaaaagtacaaaaaagaacaaggaCAACAAAAATGTTCTATTACAGATGATGCTGTAGTAAAAGTACTCGGTCCTGATCCACGAGGAAGAGTAAGAGGAATGGGGTTTGGGGCAACGGTTTCAAAGATTGAAGGTCAAGTTCGTGTTCGTGATCAATTTAATAGATTGGAAAATGAGATTATAGAATTGAAAAACCAAATGACAGATCTTCTTACTCGAATAGTAAAGGGGAGATTAATATT GAGAAGGAAAACTAAGTGTCCAATATTCTGCTAA